tattttttatatttattttaaatttaatataaaactaaaatataatttaattttatatattttatatcaaatataatataaaaatttaatttaatctctattttttaatttcagttttaattttccTTCCAACTGTAGCCTAAATAAGGTAATCTATGTATTCTCCAAACATGATAATAAATACTAGTAGTATAGTATTATTTATTCACTCGCACAAAggggaaaaaattaaaaatatttatttgaatattacGGTTACGGTTTGGCCTACAATCTATAATtacattttcttattttatttgaatattagctggtgtgtttttttattgcttttgttaaaaaaaaaaaattgaacacTCCGTTTGTTattatattctcctttaataaTCGTTTCAATTTAATAAATAAGAGATGATAAGATTTTAATTAATgcaataattaaatttaaaagcAAATGATAAGAGTATCAATATCTTATTTCTTAGGTGATGAAATATTTTAcaattatattatgtatttataaaaaattagtcatcaaattagttataattcatataaattatatattaagatataaaatatatattaaataaatttaatttagtgGCTAATTTTGTGTGTGAATATAACATTTGTAAGGATCTTAATACATACTCTTCTAGTCTTATgcttaaaaatgaaaaagaattcGGAGCAAAAAATTCAATTAGCTAAGCTATGTGTAAAAAACAATTTAATAACAAATGATATATAAAGATCGATGATAATTGAGATACAGATATATCATAATCATttatcataatttttcaaaGTATTCCCTAACTCATCGGAGGgaagttaaaatttaaattctgacacttatttaaataaataaataaattaactattttattaattcaaaTTGATTACAACtctttttattgatatttttaaaatgatgaTTCTTAAAATTTGAGTCTAGGCtgagaattaattaatttttgactAAAAGACAAATAGGTTTCTGACCTTTTAAAATGGGGATATTTTCATTCCTCAAGATTGGAAAATACATTTCGATCTCCCACGTTTTAAAACAGGAGACAATTATACCCTTCCGTCTGTTTTGGACCAAAAACGGCAACGGAGCCAACTGACATGGAGGGGCAGTGAATGACGTGGCCGTTATGCTCGCTGAGGTGGATTGGGACGAAATTTAACTGGACAAATTCGTCCCTGAAGTGCCAAACGACGCCGTTTCCACCAGTGAGCCCTATTTCATCCAAACGCAAGGTGAAAATCATGGTCGCTGCTTGTGCGATCGTCCATGATGAGCGAGGGGGGTTCTTCATACACAAGATCTCTCACAATAAGAAACAGTTCAAAGGGGTTTGATCCTCCTCCACCTCCTAGATAATACTCATTGGTTTTCTTCACAAGCTCCATGATCCTAAGGTGTTCATCTTTCACAACTTTAAGCTCCTCCTCACATTTCTCTACAAACCCTTTCATTTCCTTAACAAATCCACCTCTCTCATTGTTCTCGCCACAACATTTGGTTACAATCTCTCGAATTTTGCTAACACAAGCATTGAAAATGTATAACATCCTAATGAAATTCTGATGATCAATTGTTGCTGCTTTCTTTACTTAAGATAATTCATCCTTTATACCTCCCAATAACACTTGTAAACCAAGCATCAGATACTCTTTCTCTGTCTCATGTTGCACAAGGCTATTATTGTTTTCATTGGAGCTGCTTATATCACCGTTGATTTTGGGAATGTTATGCTTTTGATTCATagcttctcttcttccttctgaCTGAGCCACCTGCTCTACAATAAAGTGTAGCAAACTAGTCTTCCCATCAATGCTTTTCACATCAGGAAGCTTCCTAAGAGCACTTAGGTTGAAACCTTGTGCATAGGGGAGAAGTTTCGGCATTCATCTGGTTTCCAGCTTTGAGAATTGCCTCAAGAAACTTTAGTAATAGGCCACTAGCCCTCATCTCCTTGCAACCCTTTTCAAGAACTTTGGCTTCAATTGGTTCTTATGACTTCCATGAAGCGCACAAGCTCCAAAGGTGCGTGAAGGATGGTGACATTGCAAGATAACTTAGAGAGCAACCAAACTCTCAAACagaaagataaaataaacaCAACTTTACTAAATCACCAAATCATGAAGAAGATCAACATCAATAAAATGAACTCAAATTCATCATATTCAACAAAGATCCATCAAATTCTAAGTCAAAATAACGAATCAAACAACCccaaatcaaaacaaaaacttcttttttttatctattttggGAAAAGATTAATAGAAAACTGACCCTATAGAGTGTGTTCAAGCACTTGGAGCAGCCACCAAAACCAGGGAAACCATTGACATTGTTGGTTCTACTGATGCAATTCTTCTCTAACCTTCTCACAGTTTTATCCCCAACAAGTTCACCATTTTCATTAACTGAAAATGCATCTGGCCAACTCAGAGGGTGAAGCCTTATCCCACAGAAGCAGAACACAACATCACATGTCTCATTGGGTCTTTTCAGCTGAATCCCTCTCACTTTCAGTGTATTCTCTAAGTCATTCACATATGTTTCTGAGTCATCTGGTAACAATGGCATCTCATATGACAATGATGATGTGTGGGTATGGCTATGGGTTAATGCAGTGGAAGAATATGCAGAGTATAACCATGATGCAAGAACAGGGCAGCATCGTGTGCGGTGGAGCTCCATGTcagaaccaccaccaccactgcCTCCACAAGCATTCTTTATACCGTCAAAGAGTTCATCTGAGAGTGTCAAGGGGCAACCTTTGACATCAGATTGTTTAGGAAATGCAGAGATGGTTGCTGTTGATGGATGAGATGGGCCTGGACCTGGGCTTTTGTTTGGGAGGATGGGCTTAAGGGTTTGAAGGgttgttgttgatgatgagTCATTGCACATGCAGcaatggaagaagaagatgataatGCAGAAGAGGAAAAGGGTTAGTGGTAGTGGAGCTGACAtggtgtttgatgaaatgtttatgagagaaaaagaaagaaagggtaTAATTGTCCACTAAAATTTCGTCCCAATCCACCTCACCAACTGTAACGGCCACGTCATTCATTGCCCCTCCATGTCAGCTGGTTCCGTTGTCGTTTTTGGCCCAAAACGGACGGAAGGGTATAATTGTCTTCCGTTTTAAAACATGGGGATCGAAATGTATTTTTCAATCTTGAGGGACGAAAATGTTCCTGTTTTAAAAGGCCAAGGACCTATTTATCTTTTAGtcttaattttttataactTCAAGCCTTCAAACTAATTCTTgtcatctttcttctttttctccttaATAATACTATTGATACTATTGCAATTTCATCCTTTGTTTGTTGTCCTTCGATATCGTTGTTGGTTAttattctaaattctaaattaaattaaaaaatctaaattttaaactctcgaaaaataaaagtaaaagaaaaaacaattttaataataaaaaaagtgatATTCACTAAATTTAAAGTAAAGTTTCTGTacattttcttaaaatttaCGGCATGAAATGCACAATAAAATAGACATACAGTCATACAATATCAATCATCCTATATATTTCTTGTTCATAACATAAATATATATGGAAATTAAATAAGGAGTAAAAACCATTATTAATCTGTTGAATGCTTCACATTAATAATGACCAATAGATTAAAGTTCAAGCAACTAAGTATATATATGGTTCTTTgaaaacatattcacaatataaaatgacaaaaaataacaaagctAGCAAAGAAATGTAGAATAATGAAATACAGTAGTAATATGTATGAAGTAAATGAAAGGGCAAAATACTTATATAAACCAAAGACAACTTAATATTAcatgaattttttaaaacaaataacGTTACGTGCATAtcttttttcttagttttatataaattaaattcgaattaattgatgtgtaattcgaattcaagtaattcgatttatataaaattatatataaataaagacATGTATGTAACGTTATTTGTTTTGGAAGAttcatataatattaaattactttttatttatataagtattttatcctaaaaaaaaattgtagaaTAAACTGGCATACCTAATTTGTTATGGCTCTAATGATTCCAATTCAAAGTGTGAATGATACGGCAACAACACAAGCTAATATTGAATATagttaaaattttgatttaattaatattaaaattattatattagatTCGATTTGATCTGTTCTATACATTTATGAATTAGATATTAGATATATTtgtaaaacataaaaatattttaaaaagtttacttttattaaaaaatatcaataatttttttttttttaaatatatttatttttaaaatattattaaatatattttttttaaataataaaaaaaatacaatgataatcattaattaaaattaatcataaaaaaatatttatttatttagttttatgaATTTGTAGATATGCAAATACTtacataaaatttataattagattcTATTTATATGCAGATCAAATCTAATTTTATTAGTGTGCGGATCAAATTTATCAATATACAAATCAAATCCGATCTATAAATGCTTCTAACAATATGTTAATGCCAAGAATGCAAATAAACCACCACTCAGGTACTTGTTTATAGTATTTCCTCATGAGCTTAGTATGTATATCTATCTTCTTCTCTTGAAAGGCAGACTTACTTAGCTGCAATATTTCCCTGCGTCAATTATAATACACATCTTTATTTAAGTGAAGCAATTTAATAGCTCacaaaatttaacaattttgcCTCTAAAAGGTTAAATGTAGACATACTTAATTATTAAAAGAGGTAAAAGACTTTTGTTTCAACAATTCTGTTCCTAAATTATTAAACATACATATATCAGTCTGAAGTATTGTTTAGTTTtaatactctctctctctctctctctctatatatatatatatatatatatatatgtttaattttaatatttcattTATTAAAAGACAAAATTAAACCTCTTGAGAACTAAAAGGTATATATAccttaattttttaaagaaataaaatattgagaCTAAAATGTTTCAAGGAGTAaagtatttatatttaatacTTTATTGACTGAAGTGTTAAAACAAAATCTTTCTACGGACTAAtgtatatgtatttaattatttattcaagAACTAAAATATGATTAGAACAGAAATATTTTTAcgtaaaaaaattgttttgaaaaagctataaattataattttttaaaagatatttttattttttattattaaaaatttgttaaatatactgaaaaataatttttttattaaaaaatataaattttgacgGTTTAAAGACGctcaaacaaattttaattctacTTCGATAATTTAACACGTGAATTTCACGCATGACAAAAAAACCAGTAATAGGACATTGTACAGCAGCAAAGTATTCAATGAGATGTCAATAGCCTCAGGAAATGGATCATCTTCAGTTTTTTTAACATTTGAGAAAATGCAGTGTGATTTTTTACCGTTAACTTTATAAGTGGGGcctaaattaaatataaaaaagaaagcATTGAAGGGTGAGAGATCACAATTGACaccatccaattttttttttactggagaggatccactcccGATGGTTTAgagagtattagagatatgattATTAGTATTACATTGTCTTGTCAGGTTATGCTTTTGAAATGAGTGATTTCAagacatggtattagagttctagATCTGAAAGGTTAAGAATTCAAACCTTGATGAACCCTAGCACTCCTCTATGCAAAATATAAGACAGTTTTACCGGGGACTTGTAAGTAATTTTCTTCACCACCTCTCATCAATGAGGTTTACCAACCCAACCTCATTGATCTGAATACTTTGCCTATATAGTACTGACTTACCGGTTGAGGGGTTCCACGTACTTCCTGATTTCCATGCTCAGAGCTGAATCAATAACCATGGTTACTTTTTATTGAATACAGCTCATAATGTAACCATAGTTTAGTAGTTGACGGATGACCATAAAGACCAAAAAGAAAGCACAGTAGTCTTGTATTGCATTATTGGCTCCTCTATCTTCTAGTTCGAGTTGAATCGAAGCAAAGCTAAGGAAAGAGAAATGGCTACTGTAGTGGGTGAAGCGTTGCTCTCAGCCGTTGTGGAAGCGTTGGCTAGAAAGATCTCCACTACTGAGATACGGGAGTTGTATCGGAGCAAGAATCTTGATGAATCGCTGCTTGAGAAGCTGAGACCGACGCTGCTAAGCCTTCAAGCTTTTCTGTGTGATGCTGAGGAGAAGCAGATCAGCAACGCTGCTGCGAAGAGATGGCTTGATGATCTCACTCAAGCTCTCTTTGACGCCGATGACTTGATCGATGACATCGCCACCGAAGCTCTCCGTCGCAAAGTGGAAGCCCGCTATCATCAAAGTGTCGCTGCTAAGGTAACACTTAtatcataaaaacaaaagagaTTCATTCAATATAATTACGATACAACTTGCTAGAGAGGGTATTCTTTAAACTATCTTTtagctaattttttattatattaattttaaaaaaattaaaacaaacataTTTAAACAGATTTAATattgtttttttaaaattcagaaatttaattttaaatatccaattttatttttaacactTAAACACtaatatgttaaaaaaaaaatcttaaaatccTAAAACATATTTCAATtctaaaacaacaaaacacatTAGCAGAATCTTGGGCTTACTCCTCTACACTGCTTCCTTCTCCGCACGGTGCTCATCATCCTTGTCGCTGTTACCTCTTCTGCGCCGCCTTCCTACTCATCGTCACGCTTCTCCTCCATGCTGCGCTCATCCTAGTCGCCGCAGTCTTCCTCCGCGCGACGCTACTCCTCCATAAAAAGTTCAATCTTTCCAAagtctatattttttattaataaaaaaaataaaaaagagaatattAAACACTATAATAACCTAGAGAATGAGTTTATTTGGATGAATTTTGAAGATAATATATTTTgttgagttatttttttaaaatatctcataaaaaaaataaaagtaattttatatttgaatattttatataaaattttttttattaattaattatgtttgaatataataatataaaaatatttatttatttattatataaaaaatatgtattttaaaaaaaatattttaaaaacataaattataacttctcaaaaaatatatatattttttaatttttgtagtgtttttattttttatttttattattaaaaatttatcaaatacgataaaaaataaaaaatattttttattaaaaaaatatattttttatcaacttAATAACATTCAAACAAACACAGTACAAAGGAGGTAACAAATTCTAAATCAAACagaatagtaaaaaaaaattattaatacaGACACATCCAAATTCGCGAGACGCATTTCCGACTCAAAAGAAGCGACAACGAGAAAGAGCGTAGAGGAGGAGCGCGGCGCGGAGAAAGAGCACGGCGCGGGGACGACGAGGATGATGAGGCAACGCGGAGGAGGAAGCAGCAATGGGGATGATGAGCGCAAAGCCGAGGAGGAAGCAACAACAGAGATAATGAGCGACATGGAGGAGGAAGCGACGACGATGAGGAGTTCGAAGACGAAGATTCCtcttgttttgttgttttagCCTTTTAGGATTGTCATGTGTCTTAGAGATTTTAGGAGTTTTTTTTATGTGTAAATGTTTAAGAATTTAAAATAGATTTGgatatttaaattgaatttctaaattttacatattatttgaattaagaGAAGGAAAAGTCTAGGAGGCCAGCAATTTCTGTATTTTTTTGTCAGTATTTAACCatcaaaataaaagtgataGATCTCCTATCATTAGATACTATTAGATGTAATTTCACACCATTAAGAATACTATTGATGGCCAATTGATGGTTACAAAATACCAAAATTGCTGGCCCCTAGCATTCCTCTTAAGAGAATATGAAAGGAGagaaaatgtgaaaaaaaaattgaaaatgtaAGTTTGTTGTTATTTGGATGAGAAAGAATAATTGAgtataaggaaaaaaaaaagtgggatccactaaaattttttcttccCAAAGATAATATGAAAATGAAGGaaaaatgtataaataaaaataaaattattaatttatcctttgattaataaaaaaatgaaagatctaagagtattaatataatttttttttattataatttttttttatttttttatccaaaaaaaattatctctatttttttaCTCATTTTTACTTTATCCAAACAAAATATTAGTCttacttaaattattttttgaatttatattttaaatttaaaaaatactaaatctATTTagatttgtttgttttatttttttaaaattgatataataaaatgataactaaagaaataatttaaaagataccTAATTACATTATTAATTTGCAgctaataattaaataatgttAGGTAAAACTTTTTTCAGTCAATCTTTTTTTAAAgtatcttaaattttttattttaaatcttaTGTTATAAATTTAAACACTAaagataattaatattaattttttaattttttatactttttctgataaattataattttcaaTTTCTAAGTCTCAACTTAGAGCCTATATTCACCATTAAGtatttatcaaaaacaaaaataataaatatatataaaaaattatttaataaattattttatatattatttaatttaaagcacataataattaaattttttaatttattctcaaTATATTTTACTATAATAATATGGTTATTATTTCTTGGTGTACGcataatttataaaaagaatATGAGAATATAAGTATCTTAAAGTTACGACGGTTTTATCCTGATATTATAGATTATGATACAAAAGATTTACAAAAAAATTGTGGAAGATAAAAGTTTTCATTGGCTAAAGACGAGGGTCtttatagataaaaaataaataataaaatttttagttattatttttatgtgaaaaaatttaattttttactaataattaattttaacattatttattatctaaaacttgaaagaatttaatatatatatttttacatttgattagatattatttttgttgaacaaataaaaataatattatctctcttcttccctctttctctctctctctatatatatatatattataagatattagtataaaaaaattatattgataattaaaaaatttactcaaaattaatttttttgaaacaattgaatcttgatttaaattattaatcacCACTAGGGCTGGAAGTGAGCCGAGCTGAGCCGAGCTAGACCAAGCTCAAGCTCGGCTCACAAAAATTGAGCTTGGCTCATGGCTTGACTCATTAATAATCGAGCCTATTTCTTAAGCTCAAGATTGGCTCACCAAAAGCTCACGAGCTGGCTCGAGCTCATGAGCTGGctcaaataatagaaacataaatacataatatataattctatatcaataaattataacttatatattttataaaatatttaaaaagatcaattttatatattgttatctatcattaaattataaattttttatttatgtcctacatcaaaatatatgtaaaaactaaatataaaattttaaataattaagatcttatatataattatatagtactatttcatatgtatatatataatattaaaagtatagattaaatgcatatatatatataatcgagtTAGCTCACGAGCTAATGAGCTGAGCTTATCAAAGCTCAAGCTCGGCTCATTTAAATTATGAGCTCAATTCCAAGCTCAAGCTCGGCTCACTAGCTCACGAGCTATTAACGAGTCGAGTTCAAGCTAACTCATGAGCTGACTTGACTCACTTCCAGCCCTAATCACCACATTAGTATTCTCTccaaattataattatatgtaataaatatttgaagaaA
Above is a genomic segment from Arachis stenosperma cultivar V10309 chromosome 1, arast.V10309.gnm1.PFL2, whole genome shotgun sequence containing:
- the LOC130975305 gene encoding uncharacterized GPI-anchored protein At4g28100-like; this encodes MCNDSSSTTTLQTLKPILPNKSPGPGPSHPSTATISAFPKQSDVKGCPLTLSDELFDGIKNACGGSGGGGSDMELHRTRCCPVLASWLYSAYSSTALTHSHTHTSSLSYEMPLLPDDSETYVNDLENTLKVRGIQLKRPNETCDVVFCFCGIRLHPLSWPDAFSVNENGELVGDKTVRRLEKNCISRTNNVNGFPGFGGCSKCLNTLYRNLMDLC